Genomic window (Bacillus vallismortis):
TTTACACTGCGTGACAAAGGATGCTGTGAATAAGCCGAAAATCTTATTCGAAGAGCTGAAGAAGTCCGGGCTGAATGTGTGGACATCAACGCCTTCCTTTGTGCAGATGTGCCTGATGGACCCGGGTTTTTCACAGGACCTGCTGCCTCATGCGGACACATTTATGTTCTGTGGAGAGGTACTCCCGGTTTCTGTTGCAAAAGCGCTGCTTGAGCGTTTTCCGAAAGCAAACCTCTTTAATACGTACGGTCCGACCGAAGCAACAGTGGCTGTCACATCTGTTGAAATTACGGATGACGTCATAAGCCGCAACGAATCGCTTCCCGTCGGGTTCGCTAAGCCAGATATGAACATTTTCATTATGGACGAACAGGGACAGCCGCTTCCTGATGGAGAAAAAGGAGAGATCGTCATTGCAGGGCCGAGCGTAAGCCGAGGCTACCTTGGCGAACCTGAACTGACGGATAAAGCGTTTTTCTCTTATGAAGGGCAGTGGGCATACCGGACTGGCGATGCCGGCTATATCCAAGATGGTCAGATTTTCTGCCAAGGACGTTTGGATTTCCAAATTAAACTTCACGGCTACCGAATGGAGCTCGAGGAAATCGAGGTCCATGTCAGACAGTCTCAGTACGTTCGCTCTGCTGTCGTGATTCCGTATCAGCCAAACGAAACAGTTGAGTACCTGATCGCCGCTATTGTGCCTGAGGAGCATGAGTTCCAGAAGGAATTCCAGCTGACAAGCGCCATTAAAAAAGAGCTTGCCGCTTCCCTTCCGGCATATATGATCCCGAGAAAATTCATTTACCAGGATCACATTCAAATGACGGCTAACGGCAAAATTGACCGGAAACGCATCGGCGAAGAGGTTCTTGTATGACGCCTTACAGCTCGTTTTTATTCTTTATACTGCTTGGCATTCTTCTTCTGCCGACGATCATTCTCGGCCTGAACGGAAAAAGATTTCAAGCATACAACATGTTCATATCTATCATTATATTAGCTTTAATTTTTTCGCACGACGTACACGGGGTCATCGCCCTGTGTCTGTTTACGATATGGCAGGTGCTTTTGATCAGCGGCTACTTGGCGTACAGGCAGAAAGCGAATAGCGGCTTTGTCTTTTGCGGGGCTGTTATCGCATCGATTCTGCCTTTATTCTTGTCAAAAATATGGCCGTTTCTTTCACACCCGCAGCCGCACCACCCGCCACATAATCTGATCAGCTTTTTAGGGATTTCGTATTTAACCTTTAAAGGCATTCAGCTGATTATGGAAGCAAGAGACGGTCTGCTGAAGGAACAGCTGCCGCTGCACCGCCTGCTGTATTTTATCCTGTTTTTCCCGACGATTTCCTCCGGCCCGATCGACAGATACCGCCGGTTCGTCAAGGATGAACAGAAGGCTTGGACGAAAGAAGAATACGCCGATCTATTGTATACAGGGATTCATAAAATCTTTATCGGTTTCCTGTACAAGTTTATTATCGGCTACGCCATCAACACGTACTTCATCATGAATCTTCCCGCGATCACGCACAATAAGATTCTTGGGAACCTCCTGTACATGTACGGCTACAGCATGTATTTATTTTTTGATTTCGCCGGCTACACGATGTTTGCCGTCGGGGTCAGCTATATAATGGGCATTAAATCACCTGAAAACTTTAATAAACCGTTTATCAGTAAAAATATTAAAGATTTCTGGAACCGCTGGCATATGTCTCTGTCATTTTGGTTCAGAGATTATGTGTTTATGAGATTTGTATTTTGGATGACAAAGAAAAAGTGGATCAAAAACCGTATGGCCGTCTCAAACATCGGGTATTTCCTGCTGTTTATGCTGATGGGGGTTTGGCACGGGCTTGCGCCGCAATATATCATCTACGGCCTCTATCACGCCGTGCTGATGACGTGTTACAACTTTTTCGAGAAGTGGAATAAGAAATACAAATGGCTGCCGTCCAACCGCTGGACAACCGCTCTTGCGATTGTGATCACATTCCACTTCGTTTGCTTCGGATTTTATATTTTCTCAGGAAAACTATTTCATCACCACCATTAAAGGAGATTAGAAAGCTATGGAATTTAAACAAGAGGTATTAGACGTTTTAGCAGAGGTTTGCCAGGATGACATCGTAAAGGAAAATCCTGATATTGAAATTTTTGAAGAAGGTTTGCTTGATTCTTTTGGAACAGTAGAATTGCTGCTTGCGATTGAAAACCGTTTTGATATTTTAGTGCCGATCACTGAGTTTGACCGGGATATATGGAATACACCTAACAACATTGTAAATCAGCTGTCTGAGTTGAAATAATGAAAAAGCGTTTTTTCGGTCCAATTATTTTGGCGTTTATTCTTTTCGCAGGCGCCATCGCAATTCCATCTTCATGGCTGACAGGCTTCATCACCGATAAGCGGGTGAAAGAATCAGCAACAGCCTTGAACCCAAGTATGTTTCAAGGGCTTTATTTACAAGACCAGATGCTCAAAGATCCGGCATATCTTCCGATTTACGGGTCATCTGAGCTTTCCCGGCTGGACGAGTTCCACCCATCTAACTATTTTCAGGTGAACAATGAGGGGTTCACGCCATACCTTGTCGGCAAAGGCGGATCACAGTCATTGATTCATTCTTTAAACTTCGCTGCCCATATGGATCAGTTGAAGGGCAAAAAAATCGTATTCATCGTGTCTCCGCAATGGTTTATTAAGCGCGGGTCTGATGAACAGCATTTCGCGCCGAACTATTCCGCGCTGCAAGGGCTTGATTTGGCGTTTAACGAGCAGGTCGACCCCGATGTGAAAAAGAAAATGATGAAACGCATGCTGCGCTTTAAGGCCGTGCAAAACGATGAGATTCTTTCCGAGCTGTACAAAGCAATCGTAAACGGGCAGACGTGGAAAGTGAACGCGCTGAAGCCGGCGGCAAAAGTGTATTACAGCATGCTGGAAAAGAAAGACCTGTATTATTCAGCGACGGAATCATCCGGTCCAAAGCGGCATATCTCACAGGCAGTAAAGGATAAGTCATGGGCTGAATTAAATAAACTCGCAGAACAATCCGGCAAACGCCACTCCGGGTCTAACGATTTTCACATCGACAACCCTGTTTATAAAAAGCTAAAGCCGAAAGTGCCTAAGCTGAAAGGGAAAAACAAAGGAAAATCGTATGCGGTGTCACCGGAATACGGTGATTTCGAGCTGATGCTTGATATCCTGAAGGATGCGGGAGCAGAGCCTATGTTTGTCACTATTCCTGTTAACGGAAAATGGTACGACTACACAGGCTTCCCGAAAAAAGGCCGCACTGACTATTACCAAAAGGTGAATAAACAGATTAAAGCGAAGGGCTTCCAGGTTGCTGATTTTTCTGGGCATGAACATGACCCGTACTTCATGAAAGATACCATTCACATCGGCTGGAAAGGCTGGGTGTATGTCGATAAAGCGATTGACGAATTTTATAGAACCGGAAAAGTCACTTCATCCTGAGCATCCCATAGGACGCGGCTGCATATTTCCTGCTAAGATTTGAAATAGTAAAGGAATCACAGCCAACTGAATTAGAGGTGTTACATCCATGAAGATGACAGGCAATACAGTTTTAATCACAGGCGGTTCCGCGGGCATCGGGCTTGAACTGGCCAAGCGGCTTTTGGAACTCGGCAGTGAAGTCATCATTTGCGGACGCAGCGAAGCGCGTCTCAAGGAAGCGAAACAGCAGCTCCCAAACATCCATACGAAGCAATGTGATGTTGCAGACCGTTCGCAGCGGAAAGCTTTGTTTGAATGGGCTCTAAAGGAATTTCCGGAGCTGAATGTTCTCGTCAACAACGCGGGCATTCAAAAGGAAATCGACTTTGCCAAAGGGACTGAGGAGCTTTTTGTGGACGGAGATGAAATTGAACTTAATTTCCAAGCGCCTGTCCATTTATCAGCCCTTTTCACACCTCATTTGATGAAGCAATCCGAGGCGGCAATTGTTCAGGTCACGTCGGGGCTTGCGTTTAACCCGTTAGCTGTTTATCCAGTGTACTGCGCAACAAAAGCGGCGCTGCACTCGTTCTCGCTTACGCTCAGACACCAACTCCGCGATACGAGCGTGGAAGTGATTGAAATGGCGCCTCCTATGGTGGACACGGGATTAAACCAAAAGTCACGCGATAAACAAGGCGTGACGTACCGCGGCATTTCAGCTGAAGAATATGTTCAATATTTCTTGGACGGCTTGAAAGAAGGCAAACAAGAGATTACAAATGAACGTGTTGAAGGTCTTCGTAATGCCACTCGCGCCGATTATGACAGGGTGTTCGAACAAATGAACATGCAGGAGAATTAATTTCTCCTGCTTTTTTCTTATGAATTTCTTACAAATTTGAGCAAACCTATTGCGAATATTTGTTGAAGGTATACAATAGAATATAAATTATTTTCAAATAAGTTTGATAATATAAACAATTTAACAGCAGGGAGATTGACCATGACTAAACATACGATTCGCGTTGAATTGACATCAACAAAAAAACCGAAACCAGATCCTAATCAGCTTTCGTTCGGAAGAGTGTTTACAGACCACATGTTTGTAATGGACTATGCGGCGGATAAAGGATGGTACGATCCAAGAATCATTCCTTATCAACCCTTTTCAATGGACCCGGCCGCAATGGTATATCACTACGGCCAAACCGTGTTTGAAGGGTTAAAGGCTTACGTGTCAGAGAATGACCAT
Coding sequences:
- the dltB gene encoding D-alanyl-lipoteichoic acid biosynthesis protein DltB gives rise to the protein MTPYSSFLFFILLGILLLPTIILGLNGKRFQAYNMFISIIILALIFSHDVHGVIALCLFTIWQVLLISGYLAYRQKANSGFVFCGAVIASILPLFLSKIWPFLSHPQPHHPPHNLISFLGISYLTFKGIQLIMEARDGLLKEQLPLHRLLYFILFFPTISSGPIDRYRRFVKDEQKAWTKEEYADLLYTGIHKIFIGFLYKFIIGYAINTYFIMNLPAITHNKILGNLLYMYGYSMYLFFDFAGYTMFAVGVSYIMGIKSPENFNKPFISKNIKDFWNRWHMSLSFWFRDYVFMRFVFWMTKKKWIKNRMAVSNIGYFLLFMLMGVWHGLAPQYIIYGLYHAVLMTCYNFFEKWNKKYKWLPSNRWTTALAIVITFHFVCFGFYIFSGKLFHHHH
- the dltC gene encoding D-alanine--poly(phosphoribitol) ligase subunit DltC — translated: MEFKQEVLDVLAEVCQDDIVKENPDIEIFEEGLLDSFGTVELLLAIENRFDILVPITEFDRDIWNTPNNIVNQLSELK
- the dltA gene encoding D-alanine--poly(phosphoribitol) ligase subunit DltA → MKLLHAIQTHAESYPQTVVFRSQGQSLTYQELWEQSDRAAAAIQQRISGEKKAPILVYGHMEPHMIVSFLGSVKAGHPYIPVDLSIPSERIAKIIESSGAELLIHAAGLSIDADSYQIQTVSAEELLENEDGSVSQGQWVKEHETFYIIYTSGSTGNPKGVQISAANLQSFTDWICADFPVSGGKTFLNQAPFSFDLSVMDLYPCLQSGGTLHCVTKDAVNKPKILFEELKKSGLNVWTSTPSFVQMCLMDPGFSQDLLPHADTFMFCGEVLPVSVAKALLERFPKANLFNTYGPTEATVAVTSVEITDDVISRNESLPVGFAKPDMNIFIMDEQGQPLPDGEKGEIVIAGPSVSRGYLGEPELTDKAFFSYEGQWAYRTGDAGYIQDGQIFCQGRLDFQIKLHGYRMELEEIEVHVRQSQYVRSAVVIPYQPNETVEYLIAAIVPEEHEFQKEFQLTSAIKKELAASLPAYMIPRKFIYQDHIQMTANGKIDRKRIGEEVLV
- a CDS encoding SDR family oxidoreductase, whose amino-acid sequence is MKMTGNTVLITGGSAGIGLELAKRLLELGSEVIICGRSEARLKEAKQQLPNIHTKQCDVADRSQRKALFEWALKEFPELNVLVNNAGIQKEIDFAKGTEELFVDGDEIELNFQAPVHLSALFTPHLMKQSEAAIVQVTSGLAFNPLAVYPVYCATKAALHSFSLTLRHQLRDTSVEVIEMAPPMVDTGLNQKSRDKQGVTYRGISAEEYVQYFLDGLKEGKQEITNERVEGLRNATRADYDRVFEQMNMQEN
- the dltD gene encoding D-alanyl-lipoteichoic acid biosynthesis protein DltD, whose amino-acid sequence is MKKRFFGPIILAFILFAGAIAIPSSWLTGFITDKRVKESATALNPSMFQGLYLQDQMLKDPAYLPIYGSSELSRLDEFHPSNYFQVNNEGFTPYLVGKGGSQSLIHSLNFAAHMDQLKGKKIVFIVSPQWFIKRGSDEQHFAPNYSALQGLDLAFNEQVDPDVKKKMMKRMLRFKAVQNDEILSELYKAIVNGQTWKVNALKPAAKVYYSMLEKKDLYYSATESSGPKRHISQAVKDKSWAELNKLAEQSGKRHSGSNDFHIDNPVYKKLKPKVPKLKGKNKGKSYAVSPEYGDFELMLDILKDAGAEPMFVTIPVNGKWYDYTGFPKKGRTDYYQKVNKQIKAKGFQVADFSGHEHDPYFMKDTIHIGWKGWVYVDKAIDEFYRTGKVTSS